Proteins encoded by one window of Danaus plexippus chromosome Z, MEX_DaPlex, whole genome shotgun sequence:
- the LOC116777744 gene encoding aldo-keto reductase AKR2E4-like yields MPPIAFGTFGKIKDVKTITKTVVEAIESGYRHFDTAPLYFNEVQVGEGIVSAIERGLVDRKDLFITTKLDIYSNRSEVVPALKRSLQRLQLAYVDLYLIHIPFDVITGKEINCTDIWEGMEEAKLSGLTNSIGISNFNHSQIDKILEVCNIKPAVIQVEVSPTFTNIALVDYCQSHQIHVTAFSPFGFLAPRPFRNYTPTTDFANTTLVTIAKKHNKTPSQIVLRYLIDRGITPIPASSNKDYMQLNFNVFDFSLTQSEVVSINNLNVSEAVYDFDNLDNLYQYFFDTNMEEVFKIVNDM; encoded by the exons ATGCCACCAATCGCTTTCGGTACTTTTGGAaag atTAAGGACGTGAAGACCATTACAAAAACAGTGGTTGAAGCGATAGAATCGGGATACCGACATTTCGATACCGCTCCCTTATATTTCAATGAGGTGCAGGTAGGGGAGGGTATTGTAAGCGCCATTGAGCGTGGTCTAGTAGACAGAAAAGATCTATTTATCACAACCAAG CTTGATATCTATTCAAATCGAAGTGAAGTCGTTCCTGCTCTCAAAAGAAGCCTGCAGAGGTTACAATTGGCTTACGTCGATCTTTATCTTATCCACATACCATTCGATGtg ATTACAGGCAAAGAAATAAACTGTACTGATATATGGGAAGGCATGGAGGAAGCGAAACTATCAGGACTGACAAACTCGATtggaatttcaaattttaatcattcacaaatagataaaatacttgaagtgtgtaatataaaacctGCTGTTATTCAAGTGGAG GTAAGCCCTACGTTTACAAACATTGCCCTGGTGGACTACTGTCAGAGTCACCAAATACACGTGACTGCTTTTTCACCATTCGGGTTTTTAGCACCGCGACCTTTTAGAAATTACACCCCCACCACAGATTTTGCTAACACCACGTTGGTGACCATAGCTAAGAAGCACAACAAAACCCCCAGTCAAATTGTGCTACGTTATCTG ataGATCGTGGAATCACACCGATACCGGCGTCTTCTAACAAAGATTACatgcaattaaattttaatgtattcgaCTTTAGTCTCACACAAAGTGAAGTAGtcagtattaataatttaaacgtaaGCGAGGCAGTTTACGATTTTGATAACTTGGATAACTTGTACCAATACTTTTTTGATACTAATATGGAAGAAGTTTTCAAAATCGTGAatgatatgtaa
- the LOC116777605 gene encoding structure-specific endonuclease subunit SLX1 homolog isoform X1: protein MTEPEIVEDFYGVYLLYCINPKYKGRTYIGYTRDPNRRIIQHNRGTWAGGAYRTSKRGPWKMVMIVHGFPNNISALRFEWAWQNPGKTTRLQHLGLFKNGRKETVFQFKLRVLSEMLRVGPWCRLPLVIRWLENDFREEFPEERMPPEHMIICQGPVKSRNLRNTTNTSSPDIICRLCSGRLKASEQLSCPNSNCDLVAHITCLADKMLPPGEYIPIDGKCPLCYLKLKWGDLIRKMKGCLDADINDVLSQNKVLEDCGNFVNYDVMESSNDDDVYTQDDLSLRASDSLNGDIRDSDGENEDQDVIRIPTHVLDEPSWFTDCQDDIINM from the exons ATGACAGAACCAGAAATTGTTGAAGATTTCTATGGCGTATACCTGCTTTATTGTATAAACCCTAAATATAAAGGTCGTACCTACATTGGTTACACTCGGGACCCAAATAGAAGAATTATACAACATAACCGTGGCACCTGGGCTGGGGGAGCTTATAGAACTAGTAAAAGGGGACCATG gaAAATGGTTATGATTGTGCATGGATTTCCAAATAACATTTCAGCATTGAGg tttgaATGGGCCTGGCAGAACCCAGGCAAGACAACAAGATTACAACACCTGGGGTTGTTTAAGAATGGTCGGAAGGAAACTGTGTTCCAGTTCAAATTACGAGTCCTCAGTGAGATGCTCAGAGTGGGGCCTTGGTGCCGTCTGCCATTGGTCATAAGATGGCTGGAAAATGATTTCAGGGAAGAGTTTCCA GAAGAAAGGATGCCTCCTGAACACATGATTATATGCCAAGGCCCTGTAAAGAGTCGTAATCTTAGAAACACAACAAACACCTCATCACCTGACATAATTTGTCGTTTATGTTCTGGACGTTTGAAAGCCTCAGAGCAACTGAGCTGTCCGAACTCAAATTGTGACTTAGTCGCTCACATAACATGCTTGGCGGACAAGATGTTGCCTCCAGGAGAATATATACCAATTGATGGTAAATGTCCGCTATGTTATTTGAAGCTGAAGTGGGGAGATTTGATAAGAAAAATGAAAGGTTGCTTGGACGCTGATATTAATGATGTATTAAGCCAGAATAAGGTTTTAGAGGACTGTGGTAACTTTGTCAATTATGACGTAATGGAGTCATCTAATGATGATGACGTATATACTCAAGATGATTTATCATTAAGGGCTAGTGATTCGTTAAATGGTGATATAAGAGATTCTGATGGTGAAAACGAAGACCAGGACGTCATTCGGATCCCAACACACGTTCTGGATGAACCGTCCTGGTTTACAGACTGTCaagatgatataataaatatgtaa
- the LOC116777912 gene encoding aldo-keto reductase AKR2E4-like isoform X2, whose product MRSVIVLLFGIAVTTAAKAPCVELNNGVFMPVVALGTGRGTASESAPLDEVRQSVYWAIEAGYRHVDTAAIYGDEQQVGEGVAQAIANGLVTREEMFITTKLWNNRHRRDQVVPALKESLSKLGLDYVDLYLIHFPIAEDDEGAVLNTDYLETWKGMEDAKDLGLARSIGVSNFNASQISRLVSNSRIWPVVNEVEVNPSLTQEPLVKHCQSLGIVVMAYSPFGFLVSRNRPDAPPPRVDDPALVQMARKYNKTTGQIVLRYLIERGLVPIPKSTNQKRLAQNIDLFDFSLTKEEIALISRFNKNVRVIDFADYKGHPYFPF is encoded by the exons ATGAGATCTGTAATAGTTTTACTGTTTGGAATTGCT GTAACAACAGCAGCAAAGGCTCCATGTGTTGAATTAAACAATGGCGTCTTCATGCCGGTCGTTGCCCTCGGCACAGGACGCGGGACAGCAAGCGAA TCAGCACCACTGGATGAAGTGCGTCAGTCGGTGTATTGGGCCATCGAAGCTGGTTACAGGCATGTAGACACTGCAGCCATTTATGGAGATGAGCAGCAAGTTGGTGAAGGAGTGGCTCAAGCTATAGCCAATGGTCTGGTTACCAGGGAGGAGATGTTTATCACAACTAAG cTCTGGAACAATAGACACCGCAGAGACCAAGTCGTACCCGCTCTCAAGGAATCGCTTAGCAAACTGGGTCTGGACTATGTTGACCTCTATCTTATTCATTTCCCCATCGCTGAAGAC GACGAGGGCGCAGTCCTAAATACAGATTATCTGGAAACATGGAAAGGAATGGAAGATGCCAAGGACTTGGGCCTGGCAAGGTCCATAGGTGTTTCAAACTTTAACGCGTCCCAAATATCCAGACTCGTCTCCAACTCCAGGATATGGCCAGTCGTTAATGAAGTTGAG GTCAACCCGAGTCTAACCCAGGAGCCCTTGGTAAAACATTGCCAGAGTCTTGGCATTGTAGTGATGGCGTACAGTCCGTTCGGATTCTTGGTGTCCCGGAACAGGCCGGACGCACCACCACCAAGGGTGGATGACCCCGCACTCGTCCAAATGGCGCGGAAATATAACAAGACCACCGGTCAGATCGTCCTGAGATATCTG atcGAACGTGGTCTGGTCCCTATTCCCAAGTCCACAAACCAGAAGAGGCTCGCTCAGAACATCGACCTCTTCGATTTTAGTCTCACCAAGGAGGAAATCGCATTAATTAGTAGATTCAACAAAAATGTCCGCGTCATTGACTTTGCTGATTATAAGGGACATCCATATTTCCCCTTCTGA
- the LOC116777428 gene encoding aldo-keto reductase AKR2E4-like, with protein sequence MFKLVLIFLQLFNIQVYCSIQRGWLLNDGNIMPPIAFGTFGKRVDIEDKVGQSIEWAIEAGYRHIDTSYIYLNERVIGDAIKKVIKRGVITRKDLFITTKLDVFSNRSLVIPALRNSLKRLQTDYVDLYLIHSARNLTGSPINYLESWKGMEDAKKLGLTRSIGVSNFNSSQINDIFVSSKTRPAVNQIEVNPTYTNLDLVAYCQSQGIRVMSYSPLGMIVPRPLLENLIPNPEGPVIAKIAQKYGKTATQVVIRYLIDRDTIPIPRSTNREHIKSNIDVFDFSLTEKEIYMINQFNINIKIFNDLALSDELFEEYYGGNKKEFLEMYLHDVSLLKP encoded by the exons ATGTTTAAACTTGTCTTGATATTTCTCCAgctttttaat attcaAGTATATTGTTCCATACAAAGGGGATGGCTCTTAAACGATGGAAATATTATGCCGCCAATAGCTTTTGGTACGTTTGGTAAG AGAGTTGACATAGAAGATAAGGTTGGCCAATCTATTGAATGGGCGATAGAGGCTGGATACAGACACATTGAtacgtcatatatatatttaaatgagagaGTCATTGGAGACGCAatcaaaaaagtaattaaacgAGGAGTGATTACTAGAAAGGACCTGTTCATTACCACAAAA CTCGACGTATTCTCTAACAGATCCTTAGTAATTCCAGCACTTCGTAATTCGTTGAAGAGGTTACAGACAGACTATGTCGATCTTTATCTTATTCATTCTGCTCGCAACCTG ACTGGTAGtcctattaattatttggaaAGTTGGAAAGGTATGGAAGATGCGAAAAAGTTGGGATTAACGAGGTCTATCGGAGTATCCAACTTTAATAGCTCACAAATAAACGACATCTTCGTCAGTTCAAAAACACGCCCCGCTGTTAATCAAATTGAg GTTAATCCGACGTACACAAATTTAGACTTGGTAGCGTATTGCCAAAGTCAAGGTATACGTGTGATGTCCTATTCTCCTCTTGGCATGATAGTACCCAGACCTTTGCTGGAAAACCTAATACCAAATCCGGAAGGACCCGTAATTGCGAAAATCGCTCAAAAATACGGTAAAACAGCAACTCAGGTAGTCATTCGCTATTTG atCGATCGTGACACTATTCCGATACCAAGGTCAACAAACAGAGAACACATAAAATCGAATATagatgtttttgatttttcattaactgaaaaagaaatatatatgatcaatcaatttaacataaacataaaaatttttaatgatctcGCATTATCAGATGAGCTTTTCGAAGAGTATTATGGTGGGAACAAAAAGGAATTTTTAGAAATGTATTTACACGATGTATCCCTTCTTAAGCCATAA
- the LOC116777450 gene encoding uncharacterized protein LOC116777450 produces MSGRLLLAFILFSVIGIAEMKSKKKIDYATEEELTLQKKETTPVDFTRLLVMRVFYGLARIMGLEEQVAEVLNGALVPPGADDDDDFDDNDSVFADY; encoded by the coding sequence ATGAGCGGCCGTCTGCTGTTGGCGTTTATATTGTTCAGCGTGATCGGGATCGCAGAAATGAAGtcgaaaaagaaaatagattATGCGACGGAGGAAGAATTAACTTTGCAAAAAAAGGAAACAACGCCTGTTGATTTCACGAGGCTGCTGGTGATGAGGGTTTTTTACGGACTGGCGAGGATAATGGGCTTAGAAGAACAGGTTGCTGAAGTGCTGAACGGAGCTTTGGTGCCTCCTGgtgctgatgatgatgatgatttcgACGACAATGATTCAGTTTTTGCTGATTACTAG
- the LOC133319959 gene encoding aldo-keto reductase AKR2E4-like, which yields MHNTIIIFVLLCTFQIVVGTYWKNILLNDGAIMPPIAFGTAAPISDLDDVVSSVITAIETGFRHIDTAPLYFNEAQIGAAISNVTKRGLVQRRDLFITTKLDAYSNRSEIIPAIKGSLQRLQLSYVDLYLIHTSENVPTGTPIDFLDIWKGMEEVKMMGLARSIGLSNFDSKKINTILAHSRIRPSVNQIEVNPTFANLDLVSYCQNEGIAVMAYSPFGLLVPRPYKNTTNDLTFDDATFMKLSRKYYKVPSQVVLRYLIDRGTVPIPKSFNKEHIKSNFNVLNFKLTQKEVYEINELDRDIRLYNFDNTSIEDLYEYYFGTSSAEVWSRAANMNELQQPQTTNDTGVCLLYKYN from the exons atgcataacactataattatatttgtcctCTTGTGTACT tttcaaaTTGTTGTTGGGACATATtggaagaatattttattgaatgatgGTGCAATCATGCCGCCCATCGCATTTGGTACTGCAGCTCCG ATAAGCGATTTGGATGACGTTGTTTCATCTGTAATAACCGCAATAGAAACCGGATTCAGACATATTGATACAGCTCCGTTATATTTCAATGAGGCGCAAATAGGGGCAGCTATCTCGAACGTCACGAAGCGGGGTTTAGTGCAGAGGAGAGAtctatttattacaacaaag CTAGATGCTTATTCAAACCGAAGTGAAATTATTCCAGCTATTAAAGGCAGCTTACAAAGGCTACAATTAAGCTATgtagatttatatttgatcCATACATCAGAAAATGTG CCCACAGGAACACCAATAGACTTTCTCGACATTTGGAAAGGCATGGAAGAAGTGAAAATGATGGGCTTGGCAAGGTCCATTGGTCTATCTAATTTTGATagcaaaaaaatcaatacGATTCTCGCACATAGCAGAATAAGGCCGTCTGTTAATCAAATAGAG GTTAATCCTACCTTTGCAAATCTTGATTTGGTATCGTACTGTCAGAACGAAGGCATAGCTGTTATGGCTTATTCTCCTTTCGGCTTGCTTGTACCGCGgccttataaaaatacaaccaATGATCTCACGTTCGATGATGCtacttttatgaaattatctCGAAAATACTATAAGGTGCCCAGCCAAGTCGTGTTACGTTATTTG ATAGACCGAGGGACAGTTCCCATACCGAAGTCTTTTAACAAGGAGCACATCAAGTCAAATTTcaacgttttaaattttaaacttacccAAAAAGAAGTATACGAAATTAATGAATTGGATAGAGATATAAGGTTGTACAATTTTGATAATACGAGTATAGAGGACCTATATGAATATTACTTTGGAACCAGTTCCGCAGAAGTTTGGTCACGGGCCGCTAATATGAACGAACTTCAACAACCGCAAACAACTAACGACACAggtgtatgtttgttatataagtataattaa
- the LOC116777604 gene encoding zinc finger HIT domain-containing protein 2: MSSQPSKRIERLCGLCENNSSKYCCPRCEVFYCSLDCYKSEKHLECSENFYRECVNQELASNTADDEAKNKMIDILKRMHNESFDNDLENIEEPVEIDSDDDSEIDLHTRIKDLNLDDPDALWNALTSDEKNEFEAMLSQGDVGTIIPQWQPWWLFRKEKKLVEEVDLNGEKEALERCPTIKTVPKFSSLTSIQPSPSIRFNMVNIIAAYAFAIRYVNGEINHIEICTYILEVCSNLKTNTNFEDAELAIESVAQMCIQNEYIDTDEASLNVMRHDTFLILQGPSEENHLHYSKTAFSHLLDIFIEAKTQKKRNKPKESKTNGNFSRKFPQYNKSHLPDIDTATIKKVIKKLEYYLAYLESCNNKAE, from the exons atgtcATCTCAACCATCCAAAAGAATTGAAAGGTTATGCGGTTT ATGTGAGAACAATTCAAGCAAATATTGTTGCCCTCGTTGCGAAGTATTTTATTGCTCACTTGACTGTTACAAGTCTGAAAAGCATTTGGAATGTTCAGAGAATTTTTATCGAGAATGTGTGAATCAAGAACTTGCTTCGAACACGGCGGACGATGAagctaaaaacaaaatgatagaTATTCTAAAAAGGATGCACAATGAAAGCTTTGACAATGATTTAGAAAACATAGAAGAACCAGTAGAGATTGACTCGGATGATGATTCTGAAATTGATTTGCATACAAGGATCAAAGATTTGAATTTAGATGATCCAGATGCACTTTGGAATGCACTCACATCTGATGAAAAGAATGAATTTGAGGCCATGCTCAGTCAGGGTGATGTTGGGACTATAATTCCGCAGTGGCAACCTTGGTGGCTGTTCAGAAAGGAAAAGAAACTGGTTGAAGAAGTAGATCTTAATGGTGAAAAGGAAGCACTTGAAAGGTGTCCTACAATTAAAACAGTCCCTAAATTTAGTTCGCTAACT agtaTTCAGCCTTCGCCATCAATAAGGTTTAATATGGTAAATATCATAGCCGCATATGCCTTTGCTATAAGATATGTTAATGGGGAAATTAATCATATAGAAATATGCACATATATTCTTGAAGTGTGCAGTAATCTGAAAACTAATACTAATTTTGAGGATGCTGAACTCGCCATTGAGTCTGTCGCACAAATGTGTATACAA aATGAATATATAGACACAGACGAAGCAAGTTTGAATGTAATGAGGCATGACACCTTCCTTATCCTACAAGGCCCAAGTGAAGAAAACCATTTACATTACAGTAAAACAGCTTTCTCACATCTCTtagatattttcattgaagCTAAGACTCAGAAGAAGAGAAATAAACCTAAAGAGAGTAAAACAAATGGTAATTTTTCTAGAAAATTTCCCCAATACAATAAAAGCCATTTGCCTGATATTGATACAGCTACAATTAAAAAGGTCATAAAGAAACTGGAATACTATCTGGCATACTTAGAGAGCTGCAATAATAAGGCGgagtaa
- the LOC116777912 gene encoding aldo-keto reductase AKR2E4-like isoform X1: MRSVIVLLFGIAVTTAAKAPCVELNNGVFMPVVALGTGRGTASESAPLDEVRQSVYWAIEAGYRHVDTAAIYGDEQQVGEGVAQAIANGLVTREEMFITTKLWNNRHRRDQVVPALKESLSKLGLDYVDLYLIHFPIAEDDEGAVLNTDYLETWKGMEDAKDLGLARSIGVSNFNASQISRLVSNSRIWPVVNEVEVNPSLTQEPLVKHCQSLGIVVMAYSPFGFLVSRNRPDAPPPRVDDPALVQMARKYNKTTGQIVLRYLIDRNLTIIPKSTNKDRIKQNIDIFDFSLAEEEIDLINKFNKNVRVIIHAEWIKSVHYPFDDIKVSTSNI, from the exons ATGAGATCTGTAATAGTTTTACTGTTTGGAATTGCT GTAACAACAGCAGCAAAGGCTCCATGTGTTGAATTAAACAATGGCGTCTTCATGCCGGTCGTTGCCCTCGGCACAGGACGCGGGACAGCAAGCGAA TCAGCACCACTGGATGAAGTGCGTCAGTCGGTGTATTGGGCCATCGAAGCTGGTTACAGGCATGTAGACACTGCAGCCATTTATGGAGATGAGCAGCAAGTTGGTGAAGGAGTGGCTCAAGCTATAGCCAATGGTCTGGTTACCAGGGAGGAGATGTTTATCACAACTAAG cTCTGGAACAATAGACACCGCAGAGACCAAGTCGTACCCGCTCTCAAGGAATCGCTTAGCAAACTGGGTCTGGACTATGTTGACCTCTATCTTATTCATTTCCCCATCGCTGAAGAC GACGAGGGCGCAGTCCTAAATACAGATTATCTGGAAACATGGAAAGGAATGGAAGATGCCAAGGACTTGGGCCTGGCAAGGTCCATAGGTGTTTCAAACTTTAACGCGTCCCAAATATCCAGACTCGTCTCCAACTCCAGGATATGGCCAGTCGTTAATGAAGTTGAG GTCAACCCGAGTCTAACCCAGGAGCCCTTGGTAAAACATTGCCAGAGTCTTGGCATTGTAGTGATGGCGTACAGTCCGTTCGGATTCTTGGTGTCCCGGAACAGGCCGGACGCACCACCACCAAGGGTGGATGACCCCGCACTCGTCCAAATGGCGCGGAAATATAACAAGACCACCGGTCAGATCGTCCTGAGATATCTG ATCGATCGGAATTTAACTATTATACCGAAATCCACAAACAAGGACAGAATCAAGCAAAACATTGACATATTTGATTTTAGTCTCGCCGAGGAAGAAatcgatttaattaataaattcaataagaaTGTCCGCGTCATTATTCACGCGGAATGGATAAAATCTGTCCATTATCCATTCGATGATATAAAGGTATCTACGAGTAACATTTAA
- the LOC116777605 gene encoding structure-specific endonuclease subunit SLX1 homolog isoform X2, whose product MTEPEIVEDFYGVYLLYCINPKYKGRTYIGYTRDPNRRIIQHNRGTWAGGAYRTSKRGPWKMVMIVHGFPNNISALRFEWAWQNPGKTTRLQHLGLFKNGRKETVFQFKLRVLSEMLRVGPWCRLPLVIRWLENDFREEFPVKRMPPEHMIICQGPVKSRNLRNTTNTSSPDIICRLCSGRLKASEQLSCPNSNCDLVAHITCLADKMLPPGEYIPIDGKCPLCYLKLKWGDLIRKMKGCLDADINDVLSQNKVLEDCGNFVNYDVMESSNDDDVYTQDDLSLRASDSLNGDIRDSDGENEDQDVIRIPTHVLDEPSWFTDCQDDIINM is encoded by the exons ATGACAGAACCAGAAATTGTTGAAGATTTCTATGGCGTATACCTGCTTTATTGTATAAACCCTAAATATAAAGGTCGTACCTACATTGGTTACACTCGGGACCCAAATAGAAGAATTATACAACATAACCGTGGCACCTGGGCTGGGGGAGCTTATAGAACTAGTAAAAGGGGACCATG gaAAATGGTTATGATTGTGCATGGATTTCCAAATAACATTTCAGCATTGAGg tttgaATGGGCCTGGCAGAACCCAGGCAAGACAACAAGATTACAACACCTGGGGTTGTTTAAGAATGGTCGGAAGGAAACTGTGTTCCAGTTCAAATTACGAGTCCTCAGTGAGATGCTCAGAGTGGGGCCTTGGTGCCGTCTGCCATTGGTCATAAGATGGCTGGAAAATGATTTCAGGGAAGAGTTTCCAGTAA AAAGGATGCCTCCTGAACACATGATTATATGCCAAGGCCCTGTAAAGAGTCGTAATCTTAGAAACACAACAAACACCTCATCACCTGACATAATTTGTCGTTTATGTTCTGGACGTTTGAAAGCCTCAGAGCAACTGAGCTGTCCGAACTCAAATTGTGACTTAGTCGCTCACATAACATGCTTGGCGGACAAGATGTTGCCTCCAGGAGAATATATACCAATTGATGGTAAATGTCCGCTATGTTATTTGAAGCTGAAGTGGGGAGATTTGATAAGAAAAATGAAAGGTTGCTTGGACGCTGATATTAATGATGTATTAAGCCAGAATAAGGTTTTAGAGGACTGTGGTAACTTTGTCAATTATGACGTAATGGAGTCATCTAATGATGATGACGTATATACTCAAGATGATTTATCATTAAGGGCTAGTGATTCGTTAAATGGTGATATAAGAGATTCTGATGGTGAAAACGAAGACCAGGACGTCATTCGGATCCCAACACACGTTCTGGATGAACCGTCCTGGTTTACAGACTGTCaagatgatataataaatatgtaa